Proteins encoded by one window of Bradyrhizobium sp. B097:
- the mltG gene encoding endolytic transglycosylase MltG, producing MSERPPISPRSPRAALEPEQVPPPPKRSDRARNPFVIVGNAIFTILIILMIGAGATYYYGKQTLESPGPLQEDKIVNIPARAGKRDIADVLSREGVINVNPWVFIGSVFALKASSDLKPGEYSFQKNASLRDVIATIVDGKVVQHAITIPEGLTSEQIVTRLSDNDIFTGSVREIPREGTLLPETYKFPRGTTRDQVIQRLQQAQKRVLAEIWERRNIDSPLKSPDQLVTLASIVEKETGRADERSRVAAVFVNRLRQRMKLQSDPTIIYGLVGGKGTLGRPIKRSEITQPSPYNTYVIDGLPPGPIANPGRASLEATANPARTRDLFFVADGTGGHAFTETYDQHAKNVAKLRASEKQIQNDTVEPADDPAPAAAVPGAADTNPTAATPPKPTNQKKPPRSGRQGAAQQTTSPPVVQR from the coding sequence ATGAGTGAGAGGCCGCCCATTTCACCAAGGAGTCCACGTGCCGCGCTGGAGCCCGAACAGGTTCCGCCGCCGCCCAAGCGCTCGGATCGTGCCCGCAATCCTTTCGTGATCGTCGGCAATGCCATCTTCACCATCCTGATCATCCTGATGATCGGCGCCGGCGCCACCTACTACTACGGCAAGCAGACGCTGGAATCGCCGGGGCCGCTGCAGGAAGACAAGATCGTCAACATCCCCGCGCGCGCCGGCAAGCGTGACATCGCCGATGTGCTGTCGCGCGAGGGCGTGATCAACGTCAATCCGTGGGTCTTCATCGGCAGCGTGTTTGCGCTGAAGGCGAGCTCCGATCTCAAGCCCGGCGAATATTCGTTCCAGAAGAATGCCAGCCTGCGCGACGTCATCGCCACCATCGTCGACGGCAAGGTGGTGCAGCACGCCATCACGATCCCGGAAGGCCTGACCTCGGAGCAGATCGTGACGCGGCTCTCCGACAACGACATCTTCACCGGCTCGGTGCGCGAGATTCCGCGCGAGGGCACGCTGTTGCCGGAGACCTACAAATTCCCGCGCGGCACCACGCGCGACCAGGTGATCCAGCGCTTGCAGCAGGCGCAGAAGCGCGTGCTCGCCGAGATCTGGGAACGCCGCAACATCGATTCGCCGCTGAAATCGCCGGACCAACTGGTGACGCTGGCCTCGATCGTCGAGAAGGAAACCGGCCGCGCCGACGAGCGCAGTCGTGTCGCCGCCGTGTTCGTCAACCGCCTGCGGCAGAGGATGAAGCTGCAATCCGACCCGACGATCATCTACGGATTGGTGGGCGGCAAGGGAACGCTGGGGCGTCCGATCAAGCGCAGCGAGATCACGCAGCCGTCGCCCTACAACACCTATGTGATCGACGGCTTGCCGCCGGGACCGATCGCCAATCCCGGCCGGGCCTCGCTGGAGGCGACCGCCAATCCGGCGCGCACGCGTGACCTGTTCTTCGTTGCCGACGGAACCGGCGGACACGCCTTTACCGAAACCTACGACCAGCACGCCAAGAACGTCGCCAAGCTGCGCGCGTCGGAAAAGCAGATCCAGAACGACACCGTCGAGCCCGCGGATGATCCGGCGCCAGCCGCAGCAGTGCCCGGCGCGGCCGACACCAATCCCACGGCGGCCACGCCGCCGAAGCCCACCAATCAGAAGAAACCGCCGCGCAGCGGTCGCCAGGGCGCAGCCCAGCAGACCACGTCGCCGCCCGTTGTGCAGCGCTAA
- the gmk gene encoding guanylate kinase gives MTAQGFDGVERRGLMFVLSSPSGAGKTTLSRMLIDRMPGLKMSVSATTRPKRPGEVEGRDYFFVDKTKFEAMATQGELLEWATVFDNRYGTPRAPVEAALAAGEDVLFDIDWQGTQQLREKARADVVSVFILPPSAADLEKRLHTRAQDSAEVIRGRMNRATHELSHWAEYDYIVVNQNVDDAFAEVQSILKAERLKRERRTGLTEFVRGLQRQLEK, from the coding sequence ATGACGGCGCAGGGCTTTGACGGCGTTGAGCGGCGCGGATTGATGTTCGTCCTGTCGTCGCCCTCGGGCGCCGGCAAGACGACGCTGTCGCGCATGCTGATCGATCGGATGCCGGGTCTGAAAATGTCGGTGTCGGCGACCACGCGGCCGAAGCGGCCGGGCGAAGTCGAGGGCCGCGACTATTTCTTCGTCGACAAGACCAAGTTCGAGGCGATGGCCACGCAGGGCGAACTGCTGGAATGGGCCACCGTGTTCGACAACCGCTACGGCACGCCGCGCGCGCCGGTCGAGGCCGCGCTCGCGGCCGGCGAGGATGTGCTGTTCGATATCGACTGGCAGGGCACCCAGCAGTTGCGCGAGAAGGCGCGCGCCGACGTGGTCAGCGTTTTCATCCTGCCGCCGTCAGCCGCCGATCTCGAGAAGCGGCTGCACACCCGTGCGCAGGATTCCGCGGAGGTCATCCGCGGGCGGATGAACCGCGCCACCCATGAGCTGAGCCACTGGGCGGAATATGACTACATCGTCGTCAACCAGAACGTCGACGACGCCTTTGCCGAGGTGCAGTCGATCCTGAAGGCCGAGCGTCTCAAGCGAGAGCGCCGCACCGGCCTCACCGAGTTCGTGCGCGG
- a CDS encoding YicC/YloC family endoribonuclease → MALSSMTGFARSHGASGPYTFEWELKSVNAKGFDLRLRLPPGWDELEALAKKRAGELLSRGTVYANLSVKRTDAAQTIRINEDVLAAVVKVAGELAQRIDAVAPSIDGLLGIKGVIEVVEPDSDEDEDKAAREAAAKAFEQALGSLVEMRRREGDALGQILMQRMDEIERLAKRAETAPGRKPEAIKTRLAEQIAALLETSDRFDADRLNQEAILIATKADIREELDRIASHIAQAREMIGKGGPVGRRLDFLAQEFNREVNTCCSKSNDVELTNTGLEMKNVVEQFREQVQNLE, encoded by the coding sequence ATGGCGCTATCGAGCATGACTGGCTTTGCCCGAAGCCATGGCGCGAGCGGTCCCTATACGTTCGAGTGGGAGCTGAAGTCGGTCAACGCCAAGGGCTTTGACCTGCGGTTGCGGCTGCCGCCGGGCTGGGACGAACTGGAAGCCCTCGCCAAGAAGCGGGCCGGCGAGTTGCTGTCGCGCGGCACGGTCTACGCCAATCTCAGCGTCAAGCGCACCGATGCGGCGCAGACCATCCGGATCAACGAAGACGTGCTGGCCGCGGTCGTGAAGGTCGCGGGTGAGCTCGCGCAGCGGATCGACGCGGTGGCGCCGAGCATCGACGGACTGCTCGGTATCAAGGGCGTCATCGAGGTGGTCGAGCCTGACAGCGACGAGGACGAGGACAAGGCGGCGCGCGAAGCGGCGGCGAAGGCGTTCGAGCAGGCGCTCGGCAGCCTCGTCGAGATGCGCCGCCGCGAGGGCGATGCGCTGGGCCAGATCCTGATGCAGCGGATGGACGAGATCGAGCGGCTCGCCAAGCGCGCCGAGACGGCTCCCGGCCGCAAGCCCGAGGCGATCAAGACGCGGCTTGCCGAGCAGATCGCGGCATTGCTGGAGACCTCCGATCGCTTCGATGCCGACCGGCTGAACCAGGAGGCGATCCTGATCGCCACCAAGGCCGATATCCGCGAGGAGCTCGACCGCATCGCCTCCCACATCGCCCAGGCGCGCGAGATGATCGGCAAGGGCGGACCGGTCGGGCGCCGGCTCGACTTCCTCGCCCAGGAGTTCAATCGCGAGGTTAACACCTGCTGCTCGAAGTCGAACGACGTCGAGCTGACCAATACCGGGCTTGAAATGAAGAACGTGGTCGAGCAATTCCGCGAACAGGTCCAGAATCTGGAGTGA